The following coding sequences are from one Apus apus isolate bApuApu2 chromosome 10, bApuApu2.pri.cur, whole genome shotgun sequence window:
- the LCTL gene encoding lactase-like protein isoform X3 produces MINYFHDYANLCFEKFGDRVKHWITFSNPWSHAKVWHSYNNTWRSEQQGMVGISLTSDWGEPIDPHDPTDRDAAERYIQFHLGWFANPIYRGDYPEILKNYVGRKSSQHGLGTSRLPTFSAQEKNYIKGTSDFLGIGHFTTRYVIQKSSPLLQVPSYDTDSDLAQLVDPKWPAPGPKWLYSVPWGFRRLLNFIKTQYGNPLIYVTENGVSEKVQCTQLCDEWRIEYLKGYINEMLKDSLITHMETVTEIVLPTLFTLCILISVVLLILYLRNHS; encoded by the exons atgataaattattttcatgattATGCAAATCTATGTTTTGAGAAGTTTGGTGATCGTGTGAAACACTGGATTACTTTCAGTAATCCTTGG AGTCACGCAAAGGTGTGGCACTCTTACAATAACACGTGGCGCAGCGAGCAGCAAG GTATGGTTGGAATCTCCCTAACTAGTGACTGGGGTGAACCTATTGATCCACACGACCCAACAgacagagatgctgctgaaaGATACATTCAGTTCCATCTGGGCTGGTTTGCAAATCCAATTTACAGAGGAGACTATCCTGAAATTTTGAAGAATTATGTAG GTAGGAAGAGCAGCCAGCACGGCCTGGGGACATCAAGATTACCAACCTTCTCAGCACAAGAGAAAAACTATATTAAAGGCACATCAGATTTCCTGGGAATAGGTCATTTTACCACCCGTTACGTTATACAGAAGagctctcccctcctccaaGTGCCCAGCTATGACACTGACAGTGATTTGGCCCAACTGGTGGACCCAAAATGGCCAGCTCCAGGACCCAAATGGTTATATTCTGTGCCCTGGGGATTCAGAAGACTACTCAACTTCATTAAG ACACAGTATGGGAACCCTCTCATTTATGTGACAGAGAATGGAGTTTCTGAAAAGGTACAGTGCACTCAGCTGTGTGATGAATGGCGGATAGAGTATCTGAAAGGATATATTAATGAAATGCTGAAAG ATTCCCTGATTACCCACATGGAAACAGTGACAGAGATTGTCCTTCCTACATTATTCACACTCTGCATTCTCATCAGTGTTGTCCTGCTAATACTCTACCTCCGAAATCACAGTTAA
- the LCTL gene encoding lactase-like protein isoform X2 — MINYFHDYANLCFEKFGDRVKHWITFSNPWAVAEKGYERGEHAPGLKLGGCGAYKAAHHIIKSHAKVWHSYNNTWRSEQQGMVGISLTSDWGEPIDPHDPTDRDAAERYIQFHLGWFANPIYRGDYPEILKNYVGRKSSQHGLGTSRLPTFSAQEKNYIKGTSDFLGIGHFTTRYVIQKSSPLLQVPSYDTDSDLAQLVDPKWPAPGPKWLYSVPWGFRRLLNFIKTQYGNPLIYVTENGVSEKVQCTQLCDEWRIEYLKGYINEMLKDSLITHMETVTEIVLPTLFTLCILISVVLLILYLRNHS, encoded by the exons atgataaattattttcatgattATGCAAATCTATGTTTTGAGAAGTTTGGTGATCGTGTGAAACACTGGATTACTTTCAGTAATCCTTGG GCAGTTGCTGAGAAGGGTTATGAAAGAGGAGAACACGCACCAGGACTGAAGCTCGGTGGATGTGGAGCATACAAAGCAGCACACCATATAATCAAA AGTCACGCAAAGGTGTGGCACTCTTACAATAACACGTGGCGCAGCGAGCAGCAAG GTATGGTTGGAATCTCCCTAACTAGTGACTGGGGTGAACCTATTGATCCACACGACCCAACAgacagagatgctgctgaaaGATACATTCAGTTCCATCTGGGCTGGTTTGCAAATCCAATTTACAGAGGAGACTATCCTGAAATTTTGAAGAATTATGTAG GTAGGAAGAGCAGCCAGCACGGCCTGGGGACATCAAGATTACCAACCTTCTCAGCACAAGAGAAAAACTATATTAAAGGCACATCAGATTTCCTGGGAATAGGTCATTTTACCACCCGTTACGTTATACAGAAGagctctcccctcctccaaGTGCCCAGCTATGACACTGACAGTGATTTGGCCCAACTGGTGGACCCAAAATGGCCAGCTCCAGGACCCAAATGGTTATATTCTGTGCCCTGGGGATTCAGAAGACTACTCAACTTCATTAAG ACACAGTATGGGAACCCTCTCATTTATGTGACAGAGAATGGAGTTTCTGAAAAGGTACAGTGCACTCAGCTGTGTGATGAATGGCGGATAGAGTATCTGAAAGGATATATTAATGAAATGCTGAAAG ATTCCCTGATTACCCACATGGAAACAGTGACAGAGATTGTCCTTCCTACATTATTCACACTCTGCATTCTCATCAGTGTTGTCCTGCTAATACTCTACCTCCGAAATCACAGTTAA